Part of the Candidatus Binatia bacterium genome, CGCGCCGCGCTTGTCGCCGGCAACCGCGTGGATCTCGTCGACAATCACGGTCTCCGCCGTCGCCAGCATGCGCCGACTGCGCTCGGCGGTGAGCAAGATGTAGAGCGACTCGGGCGTGGTGATGAGGATATGGGGCGGCCGCCGCAACATGCGCTGGCGCTCGCACGCGGGCGTATCGCCGCTGCGCACCAGCACGCGGATGTCCGGCAGCGCCACACCGTCCGCGGAGGCGAGGCGCTGAATCTCCGCCAGCGGTTCCTGAAGATTCTTCTGGATGTCGTTGCCCAGCGCCTTGAGCGGTGAAACGTAGACCACGCTGGTTCTGTCTTCCAATGGACCCATGGCGGCCGCGGTGACCAGCCGGTTGATCGCCCAGAGAAATGCGGCCAACGTCTTACCGGAACCGGTCGGCGCCGCAATCAGTGTGTCTTCACCGGCAGCGATGTGCTGCCAGCCCGCCGCCTGCGGCGCCGTCGGCTCACCGAAGCGTTCGGCAAACCAACGCGCAACCAGGGGATGAAAGAACTCGATTTTCACGGGACCGATACCAGTACAAACATAGCATGCTTGCGCTGGCAAGAGGGCCTGGGGTTACGACCGGGGACGCCGCGCCGCGGCAATCCCGCGCGACGGGAACGCGGTGCGACAGGCAGCGACGATCAACGCGGTTCAACGCCGAGGCCGCGTTCCCGTGCCCGCCCGCTGCCGGTTCTGTTCGGCTCCCGGTCTCGTGTGAGGCTGGGCGGCCGGCGCTCCGCTACTGCGTTCCTCACCTCGTTCCGGT contains:
- a CDS encoding DEAD/DEAH box helicase; translated protein: MKIEFFHPLVARWFAERFGEPTAPQAAGWQHIAAGEDTLIAAPTGSGKTLAAFLWAINRLVTAAAMGPLEDRTSVVYVSPLKALGNDIQKNLQEPLAEIQRLASADGVALPDIRVLVRSGDTPACERQRMLRRPPHILITTPESLYILLTAERSRRMLATAETVIVDEIHAVAGDKRGA